Proteins from a single region of Bdellovibrio svalbardensis:
- a CDS encoding SufE family protein: MTIQERQNKVIADFSAYTQWEDRYKKIIEMGKALADMPQEFKTEQNMVKGCQSQVWLHAALSDKGQIQLQGDSDALIVKGLVALLLYVYSGSSPSDILATPPEFLKALGFEGNLSPSRANGLHAMLKQIKNYAMAFDYLLKSKG; the protein is encoded by the coding sequence TTGACCATCCAGGAACGCCAAAACAAAGTCATCGCAGATTTTTCAGCCTACACGCAGTGGGAAGATCGCTATAAAAAAATCATCGAGATGGGCAAAGCTTTAGCGGATATGCCTCAAGAATTTAAAACAGAACAGAACATGGTTAAGGGTTGTCAGTCCCAGGTGTGGTTGCATGCGGCTTTGAGCGACAAGGGTCAGATCCAGTTGCAGGGGGATAGTGACGCTTTGATCGTGAAGGGCTTAGTGGCTCTTTTGTTGTATGTCTATTCGGGCTCGTCTCCCTCTGATATTCTAGCGACGCCTCCGGAGTTTTTGAAAGCTCTGGGTTTTGAGGGGAATCTTTCGCCAAGTCGGGCGAATGGCTTGCATGCTATGTTGAAACAAATCAAAAATTACGCAATGGCTTTTGATTACCTATTAAAATCAAAAGGCTAA
- a CDS encoding YebC/PmpR family DNA-binding transcriptional regulator has product MGKSWKTAGKVEKAQQKGQIFTKLAREIQVAAKAGGPDPAANARLRLAIDAAKKVSCPNDTIDRAIKKGAGLLDDGKIIEELMYEGYGPHGVGVIVECQTDNKHRTAPEMRHAFKSHEGNMGESGSVAWMFERVGLLEGTKPGTFDPDEEAIEAGANEVSKGEDNTYEFFTGAEDLDAVRDALVKRGWKIETSELSYKAKNITELSDEQKKDVEEFLNYLDDMDDTHRVHATI; this is encoded by the coding sequence ATGGGAAAATCATGGAAAACAGCAGGTAAAGTAGAGAAAGCCCAACAAAAGGGTCAAATATTCACAAAACTCGCGCGTGAGATTCAAGTTGCCGCGAAAGCTGGAGGCCCTGACCCCGCTGCCAACGCCCGTCTAAGATTGGCCATTGATGCGGCTAAAAAAGTCTCTTGCCCGAATGACACCATTGATCGCGCCATCAAAAAAGGTGCGGGCCTTTTGGACGACGGGAAAATCATCGAAGAGTTGATGTATGAAGGTTACGGACCTCATGGCGTCGGCGTTATCGTTGAGTGCCAAACAGACAATAAACACAGAACAGCTCCAGAAATGCGCCACGCTTTCAAATCTCATGAAGGCAATATGGGTGAATCTGGTTCGGTTGCATGGATGTTTGAACGCGTAGGTCTTTTGGAAGGTACGAAGCCAGGAACTTTCGATCCAGACGAAGAGGCGATTGAAGCTGGCGCCAACGAAGTCTCAAAAGGCGAAGACAACACTTATGAGTTCTTCACTGGTGCGGAAGATTTGGATGCCGTTCGCGATGCTTTGGTAAAACGCGGCTGGAAAATTGAAACATCTGAATTGTCTTATAAGGCAAAAAACATCACCGAGCTTTCTGATGAACAGAAGAAAGATGTCGAAGAGTTTTTGAACTATCTGGACGATATGGACGACACTCACAGAGTGCACGCGACTATCTAG